The following coding sequences lie in one Methylotuvimicrobium alcaliphilum 20Z genomic window:
- a CDS encoding PAAR domain-containing protein → MLPAARITDMIVSTATQGAPVPIIPPGEPTVLIGGLPAARLGDSCGVDAIIMGSATVMIGGMPAARVGDSSASGGAILPPGMPTVLIGG, encoded by the coding sequence ATGTTACCGGCAGCCAGAATCACCGACATGATCGTCAGCACCGCGACGCAAGGCGCCCCGGTGCCGATCATTCCGCCGGGCGAACCGACCGTTTTGATCGGCGGTCTGCCGGCGGCGCGCTTGGGAGATTCGTGCGGAGTCGATGCGATTATCATGGGTTCGGCAACGGTCATGATCGGCGGCATGCCGGCCGCGCGTGTCGGCGATTCGAGCGCTTCGGGCGGCGCGATCCTGCCGCCCGGTATGCCGACAGTATTG
- the vgrG gene encoding type VI secretion system tip protein VgrG, which translates to MRNESAIPTPATPDVCTVALLIDGTEIPGQFQVLSVSVNKELNRIPSATIQLKDGEAAQADFPASNTGLFIPGQKIEIQFGYRSQNATVFKGMIVKHSIKLRKNESLLILDCRHEAVKMTSGIHSRYFTEQKDSDIIETLFGDYGLTGTSDTTEPDLQEVVQFESTDWDFMLCRAEANGFVVNVGDDAITVGKPATGEESVVKVGYGSTLLELDAEIDARLQSPGIKATAWHAADQTLIEAEASEPKSASAGNIDAETLAAILGTEMHEIRHGGGLSQPELKTWADARLLKERLARIRGRAKFQGIAEVMPGTVIEVSGIGERFAGLFYVSGVRHCVSGGNWETDAQLGLNPDLFAETYNLRPLPAAGLLPSVCGLQMGVVTVLESDPKGEDRIKVRLPLVDTADEGIWARLATLDAGDGRGTFFRPEIGDEVVVGFLGDDPRYPVVLGMCHSSAKPAPETAKDDNHLKGYVSREKMALTFDDENKVVVLETPGGNRLTLSEADQAVVIEDQNGNKVTMNADGIKLESVKDLILQAAGDVKIEGINTELSAQAEFKASGSGSAEISGASTTVKGSASTTIQGGVVQIN; encoded by the coding sequence ATGAGAAACGAATCCGCCATTCCAACGCCGGCCACTCCCGATGTCTGCACGGTGGCCTTATTAATCGACGGCACCGAAATTCCGGGACAATTTCAGGTGCTATCGGTCAGCGTCAATAAAGAATTGAACCGGATTCCGTCAGCCACGATTCAACTGAAAGACGGCGAAGCGGCGCAAGCCGACTTTCCCGCCAGTAATACCGGATTGTTCATTCCGGGTCAAAAGATCGAGATTCAGTTCGGTTACCGCTCGCAAAACGCCACGGTATTTAAAGGCATGATCGTCAAGCATAGTATCAAGCTCAGAAAAAACGAAAGCCTCTTGATTCTGGACTGCCGGCATGAAGCGGTCAAAATGACGTCCGGCATACACAGCCGCTACTTTACCGAACAAAAAGACAGCGACATTATCGAAACATTATTCGGCGATTACGGCTTGACCGGCACGAGCGATACGACGGAACCGGATTTACAAGAGGTCGTGCAATTCGAATCGACCGATTGGGATTTTATGCTATGCCGGGCCGAAGCGAACGGTTTCGTCGTCAATGTCGGCGACGATGCGATTACCGTCGGCAAGCCCGCAACCGGCGAAGAATCGGTCGTGAAGGTCGGTTACGGTTCGACCCTGTTGGAACTGGATGCCGAAATCGATGCACGTTTGCAAAGTCCCGGAATCAAGGCTACGGCTTGGCATGCGGCCGATCAGACATTGATCGAAGCCGAAGCTTCCGAACCGAAATCCGCCAGTGCCGGCAATATCGATGCCGAGACATTGGCGGCGATATTAGGCACTGAAATGCATGAAATACGCCATGGCGGCGGATTGAGTCAGCCGGAATTGAAAACCTGGGCCGATGCGCGTTTGTTGAAGGAGCGTCTAGCCAGAATCAGAGGCCGAGCGAAATTTCAAGGCATTGCCGAGGTCATGCCGGGGACCGTGATCGAAGTCAGCGGCATCGGCGAGCGCTTTGCCGGACTGTTTTATGTGTCGGGCGTGCGGCATTGCGTTTCCGGCGGCAACTGGGAAACCGATGCGCAACTGGGCCTAAATCCCGATCTATTCGCCGAAACCTATAATTTACGCCCGTTGCCGGCGGCGGGATTATTGCCGTCGGTCTGCGGATTGCAAATGGGCGTCGTGACGGTATTGGAAAGCGATCCCAAAGGCGAAGACAGAATAAAGGTTCGGCTGCCGCTGGTCGACACGGCCGATGAAGGCATTTGGGCAAGGCTTGCAACGCTCGATGCCGGCGACGGTCGAGGAACATTTTTTCGGCCCGAGATCGGCGATGAAGTCGTGGTCGGATTTCTCGGTGACGATCCGCGTTATCCGGTCGTGTTGGGCATGTGCCACAGCAGTGCGAAACCGGCGCCGGAGACAGCGAAGGACGACAATCATCTGAAAGGCTATGTCAGCCGCGAAAAGATGGCCCTGACCTTCGACGATGAAAACAAGGTCGTCGTGCTCGAAACGCCGGGCGGCAACCGTCTGACTTTGTCCGAAGCCGATCAGGCTGTCGTGATCGAGGATCAGAACGGCAATAAAGTCACCATGAATGCCGACGGCATCAAGCTCGAAAGCGTCAAAGACTTGATATTACAAGCCGCCGGTGACGTCAAGATCGAAGGCATCAATACCGAACTGAGCGCGCAAGCCGAATTCAAGGCCTCGGGTTCCGGTTCGGCCGAAATTTCCGGCGCCAGCACCACGGTCAAGGGCAGTGCCAGCACCACGATCCAAGGCGGCGTCGTGCAGATCAATTGA
- a CDS encoding CIS tube protein has translation MAENGKLEKMLILAFSDSEKAESGGLLEADESFEALINPESYTLDYKLKFSESGQGQGTSGQQLKYEYTEPEEISFEFLFDNTGIIDGKPRDSIADDIKAFKEVLTGYKGDAHEPRHFKLVWGEHSIFKGRVVEVGITYKLFRPDGTPIRALVKVKFKSSIEEEKRAAKENKSSPDLSHSRRVKAGDTLPLMCYKIYGDPRYYLEIAKINRLDHFRSLEPGREIMFPPVNKTARP, from the coding sequence ATGGCCGAAAACGGGAAATTGGAAAAGATGTTGATACTGGCTTTCTCCGATTCGGAAAAAGCCGAAAGCGGCGGCTTGCTCGAAGCCGACGAAAGCTTCGAGGCCTTGATCAATCCGGAGAGCTATACGCTCGACTATAAGCTTAAGTTTTCCGAATCCGGGCAAGGGCAGGGGACCAGCGGTCAACAATTAAAATACGAATATACCGAACCGGAAGAAATTTCCTTCGAATTTTTATTCGACAATACCGGCATCATCGACGGTAAACCGCGCGACTCGATCGCCGACGACATCAAGGCGTTCAAGGAAGTGTTGACCGGCTATAAAGGCGATGCTCACGAACCGCGTCATTTTAAGCTGGTTTGGGGCGAGCATTCGATTTTTAAGGGGCGGGTCGTCGAAGTCGGCATTACTTACAAACTGTTCAGACCGGACGGCACGCCGATACGGGCATTGGTCAAGGTCAAGTTCAAAAGCAGTATCGAAGAAGAAAAACGCGCCGCGAAAGAAAACAAAAGCTCGCCCGACTTGAGCCACAGCCGCAGAGTCAAGGCCGGCGATACGTTGCCGCTGATGTGTTACAAAATCTACGGCGATCCGCGTTATTACTTGGAAATCGCAAAAATCAACCGATTGGATCACTTCAGGTCGCTCGAACCCGGCCGTGAAATCATGTTTCCTCCGGTCAACAAAACGGCTCGACCATGA
- a CDS encoding DUF5908 family protein, with product MPIEIKELHIKVTVNPPEEGSLWQEPGNAGRGGSAANPIDQDALIAECVEQVLQILQNKTER from the coding sequence ATGCCGATTGAAATCAAAGAACTGCATATCAAAGTCACGGTCAACCCGCCCGAAGAAGGGAGTTTATGGCAAGAACCGGGCAATGCCGGCAGAGGAGGTTCGGCGGCAAATCCGATCGACCAAGATGCCTTGATTGCCGAGTGCGTCGAACAAGTTTTACAGATTCTGCAAAATAAAACGGAGCGCTGA
- a CDS encoding phage tail protein, which translates to MADYYPPLGFYYKVEFGISQVSNDVRFQSVSGLTVEYDYESFKEGGENRFEHKLPVRTKYADMVLKRGMLTDSDVIDWLLDAFRDRVFKPASVNVILMNEKSEPLRTWKVAQAIPKKWQIGDFNANESAVVIETIELTYRYFTVQT; encoded by the coding sequence ATGGCCGATTACTATCCGCCGCTCGGCTTTTATTACAAAGTGGAGTTCGGCATCAGCCAAGTGAGCAATGACGTCCGGTTTCAGTCGGTCTCGGGTCTCACCGTGGAATACGATTATGAAAGTTTCAAGGAAGGCGGCGAAAACCGTTTCGAACATAAATTGCCGGTCCGAACCAAGTATGCCGACATGGTCTTGAAACGCGGTATGTTGACCGATTCCGACGTGATCGATTGGTTGCTCGATGCCTTTCGCGACCGTGTGTTCAAGCCCGCGTCGGTCAATGTAATTTTGATGAATGAAAAAAGTGAGCCCTTGCGAACTTGGAAAGTCGCTCAGGCGATACCGAAAAAATGGCAGATCGGCGATTTCAACGCCAACGAAAGCGCGGTCGTCATCGAAACGATCGAATTGACCTACCGTTATTTCACGGTGCAAACCTGA